One window of the Vigna radiata var. radiata cultivar VC1973A chromosome 1, Vradiata_ver6, whole genome shotgun sequence genome contains the following:
- the LOC106760476 gene encoding Werner Syndrome-like exonuclease, whose protein sequence is MENHNGNCIPPLNISHRNLYNVTFHSDTILTLLTSNPSEVHCWISDILRRHYRRSTLLVGLDIEWRPNFRRNMNNPVATLQLCVGRRCLVFQILHAPFIPLSLVSFLGDANHTFMGVGIQGDVQKLLEDCSLRVANFLELGSLAVEKLGDPALNTAGLKTLGLRVLGLEVDKPKKISRSRWDNGWLSDEQVQYAAIDAFVSFEIGRRLSS, encoded by the coding sequence ATGGAAAACCACAACGGAAACTGCATACCGCCGTTGAATATCTCACACCGCAACCTCTACAACGTCACCTTCCACTCCGACACCATCCTCACCCTCCTCACCTCCAACCCCTCCGAAGTTCACTGCTGGATCTCTGATATCCTCCGCCGCCACTACCGCCGAAGCACTCTCTTGGTGGGCCTCGACATCGAGTGGCGGCCCAACTTCCGCCGCAACATGAACAACCCAGTCGCCACCCTCCAACTCTGCGTGGGCCGTCGCTGCCTTGTCTTTCAAATACTTCACGCTCCCTTCATTCCTCTTTCCCTCGTTTCCTTCCTCGGCGACGCCAACCACACTTTTATGGGTGTTGGGATCCAAGGCGACGTGCAGAAGCTTCTAGAAGATTGCTCTCTCCGCGTAGCCAACTTCCTCGAACTTGGCTCCCTTGCTGTGGAGAAGCTCGGTGACCCTGCGTTGAACACCGCTGGGCTGAAGACACTGGGCCTGAGGGTGTTGGGCCTGGAGGTTGATAAGCCCAAGAAGATCAGTAGGAGTAGGTGGGACAATGGGTGGCTCAGTGATGAACAGGTGCAGTATGCTGCTATTGATGCTTTTGTCTCTTTTGAGATTGGA